The DNA region atgttttagTTAATTTGATACAATTAAAGAAGAATTGATGGATTTAATGGTACATTAAACCAATTAATCCACTAACtcattttattcataaattcATTAGGGTAAATTTTGTTAACTCATTAGGGTTGGTGGGTTGGATTGAGTTGAGTTAATCCATGAAGGttgacccattttgacaccACTAGTTTAACTACATagttgatatgctcaaattaaaccctagagctactctctcaaacaagagatcaatgtagtacttaggggtcgaatccacaaagactctagattacacaataaattatagagttttatgattacgctaaacaagttaattatataaagaaaagcaatgcaaaatattaaaataaaattgttgtaaattcagaagatcaaaaagctaggtctagagaatttctcaggaaattacaaaatattaaatcaataaattaattaggattcaagcaattaaaaatcagatctataactctaaactcttttgtaaaataaatcagttctcactgcaaatattatctaaatttaaaaccagaaaattcaaatttctttgtaaaattctaggttaaaaatcaactttgaaaacaagtttagattgttcacaaaattactaaatcaaatctctttgcagaaagtaattttgctcatcaaaaagttttatcaggaaaatcaattatattctcatatcaatttattttcctaaggtGTAAATCCAGAtggctaatcaaagatctagcattaagaacaacttatgatgaagatctagaaagatacaGAATCctaataaacagatctaataattcataaaatccctatgaaaaaccctgaacctaacaagcaaactactcagacatattcaatgaagaacaaatcataattctgaataataagcatttgaaattaaaagagtaaagaggaagttcaagaattcttctctcaaagcagttcagatttctctcccaaaagctctcaaaatctcacaggattgcagaaaaataaaacttgctagaataaaacttcagggtttacaaaacccaaaaactatatatatatatatcctaaaacacgtcagggactaatcttgcaattatggaaaacttcgggcaattttgtaaaacttccaaatttgaagactTGTCTCGACTTgcatgggtgtcgaccgatgctcatgtGGTGTGGGTCGATGCTCTTCGTAtaatcagactccaaattgatttcctccggttaaatgctccaaaatctttcaaattgctccattttgctctttccgtgccaaaatcctagaaaacttgttaagactctaaaacatcctagaaaacaaatcataagactcaaaaagactccTTATAGCATGGTTAAAacccacaaaaaccatgatatatcaatagttatccaaattaaagtatatattcatgtcATTTCAATTGATGACCATATGTTCTTTTGGGcaaatatagttattgtttttatcaaaagaataaacactgagccagtttcaaatgatcttcgattctttcaccattatagctttataaaattattagaaaggtaatattatttatatttctgaaaaataagattttaaatatatatatatatatatatatatatatattttacatctcataatatagttatattattaaattacaatacatagtgaaattaattaaattttgaaaatatgtaggggtaagattaatcaatttttgaataatatttaccaattttagaatttatagaagcaaaatattgtgtatataaataaattgaatagcagtggcaattgacaaaaaaaaaagtttatgtaaTTTTACTGAATAGTAAGGGTGAATAATAAATTGGCTACAGATCTCTCTGGCGACGACACGTCAGCTTTTTTTCCAGAatgcttttcttttaatatatagaaaatgagTGACTAAATAAATCCCATCATAATTCAGTTTTACAAATGAAATAGAAAATACAATAcataatatgaagaacaactatgatatttattatatatatatatatatatatatatatatataactaactaTCGATTAACAagtttataaatttgatataagtGGAGATACCTTCTAATCTGTTATGAATGTCCGGATCAGATTTAGAATTAACAAATCTGAAATGTTTTTGACGGCGAGAAGGTGACCGTTACAATATAAGATGACATCTTTTTTTTAGATGAATCAAATCAACACAATATTGTAggtttatatatcttttatttagGGTTTTCCTGGATAggattctaaaaattaattgagCCTTTCACTATGACCGCATAATATTGATATTAGCTTCTGGGCCAATACATAACTCcgagtaaaaaatatatacattagaCCTCCAAAGTCCCACTCGAATCGGCGACACATTTAGAATTTGGATGAGAGACAGAGCCGTCTCTAAGTTTTTGAGGGCCACCagcaaatgaaaaaaagagGCTGCTTATATGAAAAACTAAAACAGTGAGATGTTTAACTAAATTTAAAGTCATGACCTGAGTCCCCATTCTCTTCAACGAATATTATTACCACTGGACTAAAGATAACTCTTTTTAAATTAGGACcgaaaaatagttataaaatatgCGGCTGCAAGCAGATGTTTTATAAGCCTAGCCTTTAAACCAATTGAACTATTAACACTTGTCACTTGgtagtaataaaaatatatataatacggATGGcgttttttgagaaaatttgtTAAGgaatagtgaaaaaaaaaactcaaaaactcaaatatGAGGGTTTTAAGATTGTTAATGTTAGTACTTTTTAGattataaaatccaaaaaccaacaTCTAGAATCCAAGAACTTTTctgattttgcaaaaataagaaatgataaatgataaaatgaaGACCAacatctaaaaaatatatacatgtatactaatatagtaataatttttttgtttagataaaTGTCATCACGACCCTTACGATGGTATATCAGTCCCTGTgttttgagtgttttttatACCATCATAAGAGTCGTGTGTGACCTAGTTGTGATGGTAATTTTAGATGTGGTAGATACCGGATTGGAACgcataaatataaatagtatttgttGGCTAAATTCTCAAGAACAAGAGCTAAATCGTATACTTTACTATACATTATTTCGAAAGTAGTGAACAGTATAAATAGGATTCTTCACCTCGCATTCCCGAGCTCTCTGAACATTCACCGAGCTTGATGTCTCttgttcaaaaataaataatgggCCGTATCTACATATCACATGAATAGCAACGGCGTTTTCTCCTAAGCTTAAGCCTTCACAAAGTCACAACAGTAGTCAACAGTACGTACTcttaacacatatttttttgatatgtttgCCCAACACTATATTATCTTGCAGCCAACCCTAGTATTCTACAAAGCAAACTCCTCTGTTTTTGTAGCTTAATTTGTAAGTTTCCTCCCTTTCCCTTTTAGGTGTATTATTGCCAATAGGGAATATATTGAGATTTGTTGCAATTCGGAAATCCTTTGTTTCCTACAAAATGAGAAGCGAAAAAGTAAAATACTGTAAACTTACTAGTAACAACTGTCTCCAATCCAATGATCAATAAAGTTATAACTTCTTCAAGCTAGGCTCGTCTCTTTGGACTTGCATATCgacaagagatatatatataatgtcaaATTGTCAACTCATTACGTATATTGCATATCGATGTCTCTTGCATAAATAGGGGAACGTAAGTTTTATAGTGtgaaatcaaaaagataaaccagattaaaatatgaaaatatcaaaGGATAGTCAATAGTCATAACtctctattatttatttgttagtcTTCTTGACCAACTTGCTCCAAGTTTTTCCTTGGCCCATAAAAACATCAACCTACCATGGTTTCAAACTGtaatctcaaatctttttttaagttgtaagcattttttttaatcaaaaagttGTTATGGCAACCAAGCGATCAAGCTCAATCATCCTCCTTTCTGTTCTTGTGCTTGCTTTGGTCTTCTCTCCTACACTTCCATGTCAAGCAGCTCGAGTGCATCTCGATGGTAAGCTAACCTTCTTAAATTAACAACCCGTCGCGATTTTCCTATATGgtgaatttatttatatttatatataactttttgttattGTGATAGCTGAAGGACGTATGCTGATTAGAGTACCACCGCTGATTAGAGCACCACCGCCGCCAATTCGCTTTTGCCCTGCTTGTGCGTGCTGTGCACCAGCTCCAAAAGGTTCTTGCTGCCCTTGCCGATGCACCAACAATCCCTAAAGAATGCGACTCTGCTTTCTCCTAGCCTGCGTATGTGTTTGATATATGTAAACTGTTATACGTGTACTATTAAATAAGCAAATCAAAACCTTAAACTCTGTATTTCACTGATTTGGACACAGAAGTGCCGAGTGCGTCATATGTCTTTTGTCTTAGAAACGTTTATGGTACTACTATTACTATTATACTGGGTGGTTTAGTCGTCTTCTTTAGACgcatataaatatgatatacCCGTAAATCCTTTAATTCTCTAGTTACACTTTGCAGAACAAAGCAAAGCATCAattggaaaataatatatacaccaattaaaaatgtataattcACAAGTAAAAGTGGATCTATGGTGTAAGAATGGTAACTATAAATATCCCATAACTAGTGGATTTaagaaaagaagacaaataaaaactaGTGGACAACGAAAAAGGAAAtatcaaaaactaattttttgaatttcaatAGATATCATCCAACGAGtaatttgttgtttcttgacCTATATATAAACATCATCCTACTATGGTTTCAAACTGCaatctgaaattttattaagttcctaagcattttttttatcagaaaagCTGCCATGGCTACCAAACGATCAATCTCAATCATCctcctttcttttcttgtacTTGCTTTAGTCCTCTCTCCAATCCTTCCATGTCAAGCAACTCGAGCGCATCTAGATGGTACGTAAGCTAATCTTTTGGAATTAGAAATACCTCACGGTTTTCCTTACATgaatcttttactttttaccGTACAGCTGAAAGGCGTATGCTGAGGCGCATATGTCCTTCGTGTGTGTGTTGTGCACCAGCTCCACCAGGTTCTTGCTGCCCATGTCGATGcccaaaaaaaccctaaaattttcaactttgattTCGTCTAGCAGTTTATCATCTGTGTAATATCTTATTAACATGTGAACTAggcttcatatatatatgactctCTTGTCACTCAGCCATTCTACTTTTTGATTATGATatgatgtttttttctaattgggACACAGAACTATGTTATACATGTTTTGGCTTCTAGTTTCGTTGAGAGTTATTATTAAATTGGATTGGTCAAAGTTTGAGGGACCTTTGACTTTTTCATTCAACACACGAAGAGAGACTTTGaatcttaaaatgaaaagtGAGAAAGTCATCTTTGAAAACgcatataaatatgatatacCTCAAATCTCAATCCTCTAATAACACTAAGCATAACCAAGCAAAAGCATCAATGGCGTTTCACAGTAGAAAATTCATCTTTCTGAAGCTCGTCCTCTTCTCGCTACTTCTTCTTCCCTTGTCCCAAAGCAATAATGCTACTCGTATCCCACGAGGTAATTCAAGTAATCAAATCTATctatataactaaaatagtTTCCAATTGATTAGTATAATGATATGTATGAATCAATCTTTCTTGGTAATGTAATTTACATATCAGCTCCTATTGGCCCGAGAAGACCAATTTGCCCGGCTTGTGTGTGTTGTGAGCCAGCTCCGCTAGGAAGTTGCTGCAGATGTTGTGCATCCCCTATCGTCACTCAAACTCATCACCCCTCTCAATCTccatgaaacaaaacataacattaAAAAGGTTGACTCggtacaaaagaaaaagaagaataagaaatatAGTCTTTTTCAGttaatgtttctttgtttccatgTTCTAATAATGAGCTTTAAAGTCAACTTGAGTTTGATTTTTCAACCATTGACCAAAACTTTGATTAATGCAACAGTAATTGGtacattaaccaaaaaatatgcCGATATACacttagtaataaaaaaataaacctagAAATCTAAAGACCTAAACTCATCAAATCAACAGAACGGCGACAACATGGACAACTTCGCTCCCGTGTAAGCCAAGAATCAATACACAAAAGGTGAAACACATGTCCACACTTTTTTAATCGCCTCATCTGATGATCATCCTCGTACTCTTCCAAACAAATCGGACAAAAACGTTTACCacccccttcttcttctcctcctcctccttcctcttctttgataTCTTTGTACACTAGGGCTTTCCTGTGTCCGGTTTCAATATCTTGTTCAGGCTGTGGATTTTGGTGGATTGTCTCGGGAGGAGGTAATCCCGTTTGAGTGGAAGTTACATCACTGCAACAGCTACAACAACAGATGACGATCAacgagatgatgaagaaaactaTGAGAATTTTTTCAGAAGTGTCCATCTTCTCGTCACACTACGTTACTCGTTCGTTCCTACcagaagaaaaatatcaaaacgtgatatatttagtttataaaaagaatttagaatttatcCTATCAGGatttagagtttttattttcctcttccttttgtttttcgGATTCCTAATCATGCGTAAAAAACTGGAGGCGAGAGAACAACATACTTGCATCCCAAACCAATGAGAAACCCTCGACGACGTCGTTTACTTTGGAAGTAGGGTTTCCAAAGTCAACTTTTCTCGACTTTTggtcaaaaacttttttaattaatgccAAAATGTATTTGTAGACTAATATAGTCGTCACTGAGTTTTATATAATTCCACACGGAAAGAGTTTAAATACACCATCTACTACACACAAAATCaaggatatatataactttttgttgacAATATCAAAGGACAAATCATTCAGGTTTGAAACGCAATATAATTTGgttgaattaaaaatatgattaacattaacattgtatgaacacaaaactaaaaacttttgatttagCATCTTCAAAAGTCACCATGGCTGATAATAACAACACATGGACCAGCATCAAGCAGATACTTTTAATCGCAGCCATAGTTTTATCTTCTGCGTCTTACACTAGGTAAGAAGAAGCAGCCGAGTGTAACAACATACTGATTATGTCCAAAacttatatgtaaaattatacgGCTCTGTTTCATTTCATGTATCAGCATCAATCTACTGTAAGTAAATAAAGTGATGATGTTTTGttgtataagaaaaaataaagtaaagttttgatgttttgtttgtaagaTTGCAACATATATCAAGCATataaactcatgcatctctctTTCATTGATTCTCCAAAAGAATACTCATATAGAGATTTGTCTCTGTAACTAACTACTTAGTTAGACTGCGATCGATCTTTGGTTTAGATATAAACTAAGCTTCTTCTAGACAATGACGAATAATCGATAAAATCGAAAAGGGTTTTTCAGGTTTCATTGTGTTTATCTTCCTTGGACAAGACCACTGAAGACTTGGCTATTTCCAGCAAGAGTTGCTTCCCATTCAATAGAAGACAAGAGTATCTGCGAGAGCGATATAACCACTTGCTTCATGTTTGGTCTTAGAATCGGATCATCATCCACGCATTGCTTTGCCAACATAGCAATCTGTCCACCAATATTCATTCACAATGAAAAAACAATCATATCGTTACTACATTTTTCAAACTACTAACCATTTGTTTATTAGCTTACCTTGAACAAACAGTCGTGCGGGTATAAATCCATCATGTTGGGGTCAACA from Camelina sativa cultivar DH55 chromosome 3, Cs, whole genome shotgun sequence includes:
- the LOC104778115 gene encoding RING-H2 finger protein ATL29-like yields the protein MDTSEKILIVFFIISLIVICCCSCCSDVTSTQTGLPPPETIHQNPQPEQDIETGHRKALVYKDIKEEEGGGGEEEGGGKRFCPICLEEYEDDHQMRRLKKCGHVFHLLCIDSWLTRERSCPCCRRSVDLMSLGL
- the LOC109132299 gene encoding uncharacterized protein LOC109132299 → MAFHSRKFIFLKLVLFSLLLLPLSQSNNATRIPRAPIGPRRPICPACVCCEPAPLGSCCRCCASPIVTQTHHPSQSP